CCGCGGCGCTCGCCGTCAGCCGCACCACCGTGGTCGCCGCCTACGACGAGCTCCGCGCCGAAGGGGTGCTGGACAGCCGCCGGGGCAGCGGCACACGGGTCAACCCGGCCCTGGCGCCGGTGCGCTCCGACGGCTGGGTGCCAGGCGGGCGCAGCCGCCCGATATACCAGCGGCTGATCGACGGCCCGAGCGAGCTGATCTCGCTGTCCTGCGTCACCGCGGAGGGACTGCCCGAGGTGGCCGAGGCGGTCCGGGACGTGGCCGCCGAGGAGCTGCCCGCGCTGATGGCCGAGGCCGGCTACCACCCGCGCGGCCTGCCCGCCCTGCGCGCGGCCATCGCCGACCACCACACCCGGCGCGGGCTGCCCACCCGCCCCGAGGAGATCGTGGTGACCACGGGCGCTCAGCAGGCGGTCGCGCTGGTGTCGGGGCTGTACCTGCGCAACGGCTCGCCCGTGCTGGTGGAGTCGCCCAGTTTCGCCGGGTGCCTGGACCTGCTGCGCGCGACGGGCGCCGACCTGCTGACCGCGCCCCTGGACTTCGAGGGCGTCGATCCGGTCGCGGTCAGGGAGGCCCTGCGCGAGCGCGGCCCGCACCTGCTCTACGTCATGCCGAGCTATCACAACCCGACCGGGGTGATGATGTCGGCCGCGCGGCGGCGCGAGATCGCCGGGCTCGCTGCGCGGTACGGCGTCCCGGTGCTGGAGGACAGCGCCTACACCGGCATGCGCGCGCCCGACGAGCCCGGCCCGATGGCCGCGTTCGCGCCGCCGGAGGCCGAGGTGGTCACCGTCGAGTCGCTGGCCAAGGTGGGCTGGGCCGGGCTGCGCATCGGCTGGCTGCGCGCCCCCGCCGAGATCGCCGAGCGGATCAGCCGCCGCAAGGCGCTCACCGACCTGGGCAGCCCTCTGCTGGACCAGGCGGTCGCCGCCCGGCTGATCCCCCGGCTGGACGGGCTCGCCCTGACGCGGTCGCGGATGCTCGGCGAGCGGCTGGCGCTGCTGGAGGAGCGGTTGCGCGAGGCGCTGCCGTCGTGGACGTGGCGGCGGCCCGACGGCGGCTCAGCGCTCTGGGTGCGGCTGCCCGGGACCAGCGCCCAGGTCTTCGCCCAGATCGCGCTGCGCCACGGCGTCGAGATCGTGCCGGGATCGGTGATGGCGCCGGGTGACGGGGAGACCTACCGGGAGTTCTTCCGGCTCCCGTTCGGCTTCGGGCCGCAGGTCCTGGAGGAGCTGGTCCGCAGGCTGGCCCGCGCCTGGACCGAACTGCGCCGGCACGGCCCCTGCGAGGAGGCGCCCCTGCGCGTCGTCGTCTGACCGGTGTCCGAGGTCGCTCCGCACAGGAGGCCGGCTGCCGCAGTGCGCGCAGCGCCGGCGGCACAGCAGGCCCGAGCCCTGGAAACCCCGCCCCGCGAACGTGGCGGTCAAAGTTCGACGAGCGCGAAGCACGCCCCCGGGGGAGTGGCGGAGGGCACACCTGTTGTTCAATGTTGGCCAACATCCGTACGTGGGCGAAAGCCGGACGCTGACCCTCCGGCACCCGCCGAACACCGAGGAAGGGCGCGAGAATGTCCCAACGGCCACAGCCACCGGTGCTCTGGGAACCCGACGGCGACCGGCGCGAGCGCGCGAACATCACGGCCTTCGCCCGCTGGGTGCGCGACACCCGCGGCGCGAAGGGCGTCGACGCCGACGACTACGACTCCCTGTGGCGCTGGTCGGTGACCGACCTCGACGGATTCTGGGCGGCCGTCTGGGACTACTTCGGCGTCCGGGCCGACACGCCCTACGAGCAGGTCCTGGCCGACCGGGAGATGCCCGGCGCCACCTGGTTCCCCGGCGCGACGCTGAACTACGCCCGGCACATCTTCCACGGCCGCGACGACGACGCCGTGGCCATCCGGCACGCCTCCGAGCTGCGCGTACTGGGGGAGTGGACCTGGGGCGAGCTGAAGCGGCGCACCGCGGCCATCGCGGCGGGGCTGCGCCAACTCGGGGTCGGCCCCGGCGACCGCGTCGTCGCCTACCTGCCCAACATCGCCGAGGCGGTGGCGGCGTTCTACGCCTGCGCCGCCGTCGGCGCGGTGTGGTCGTCGTGTTCGCCGGACTTCGGCGTGCGCAGCGTCACCGACCGGTTCGCCCAGATCGAGCCGAAGGTGCTCCTCGCCGTCGACGGCTACCGCTACGGCGGCAAGGACTTCGACCGGCGCGACGTCGTCGCGGCGCTGCGCGAGCGGCTGCCCACGGTGGAGCACGCGGTCGTGCTGTCCTACCTGCGCGACGAGCCCGTCGAGGGCGCCCTGTCGTGGGAGGAGTTCGAGGCCGCGGGCGAGGGCGCCGCCCTGACGTTCGAGCCCGTCGCCTTCGACCACCCGCTGTGGGTGCTGTACTCCTCCGGCACCACCGGTCTGCCCAAGGCCATCGTGCACGGGCACGGCGGCATCCTGCTGGAGCAGCTGAAGAACCTCAACCTGCACCTGGACGCCCGCGCCGGCGACCGCGTCTTCTGGTTCACCACCACCGGCTGGATGATGTGGAACTTCCTGGTCAGCGTGTTGCTGACGGAGGCCTCCATCGTGCTGTACGACGGCAACCCCGGTCACCCCGACCTCGGCGCGCTGTGGGACCTGGCCGAGCGGGCGCGGGTCACGGTCTTCGGCACCAGCGCCGGCTACCTGGCCTCGTGCATGAAGGAGGGCGTCCGCCCGGCGCGCGACCGCGACCTGTCGGCGCTGCACGCGATCGGCTCCACCGGTTCGCCGCTGTCGCCCGAGGGCTTCGCCTGGTGCTACCGGGAGTTCGGTTCCGGGCTGTGGCTGTTCTCCACCAGCGGCGGCACCGACGTGTGCAGCTGCCTGGTCGGCGGGGTGCCCACGCTGCCGGTCCACGAGGGCGAGATCCAGGCGCGCTCCCTGGGCATGGCCGTCGCCTCCTGGGACCCCGAGGGCAGGGAGGTCATCGGCGAGGTCGGCGAGCTGGTCGTGACCGAGCCCGCGCCGTCGATGCCGATCTACTTCTGGGGCGACCCCGGCGGGGAGCGGCTGCGCGACAGCTACTTCTCGGTGTACCCGGGCGTCTGGCGGCACGGCGACTGGATCGAGATCACCGAGCGCGGGACCGCGATCATCTACGGCCGCTCCGACTCCACCATCAACCGCGGCGGCGTCCGCATGGGCACCAGCGAGATCTACCGGGCGGTGCTCGCGCTGGACGAGGTCGTCGACGCGCTGGTCGTGGACGTCCCGCAGCAGGAGGGCGGTTCGCGCATCGAGCTGTTCGTGGTGCTGCGCGAAGGCGCCGTGCTCGACGACGACCTCACCCGGCGGCTGGCCAGGGGCATCCGGGAGGACTGCTCGCCCCGGCACGTCCCCGATGCGGTGCGCGCGATCTCGGAGGTGCCGCGCACCCTGTC
This sequence is a window from Spinactinospora alkalitolerans. Protein-coding genes within it:
- a CDS encoding aminotransferase-like domain-containing protein; translation: MDSSHGVDELATLLGGWSGGDGPLYRKLARALRRTVEGGTLAVGERLPSERLLAAALAVSRTTVVAAYDELRAEGVLDSRRGSGTRVNPALAPVRSDGWVPGGRSRPIYQRLIDGPSELISLSCVTAEGLPEVAEAVRDVAAEELPALMAEAGYHPRGLPALRAAIADHHTRRGLPTRPEEIVVTTGAQQAVALVSGLYLRNGSPVLVESPSFAGCLDLLRATGADLLTAPLDFEGVDPVAVREALRERGPHLLYVMPSYHNPTGVMMSAARRREIAGLAARYGVPVLEDSAYTGMRAPDEPGPMAAFAPPEAEVVTVESLAKVGWAGLRIGWLRAPAEIAERISRRKALTDLGSPLLDQAVAARLIPRLDGLALTRSRMLGERLALLEERLREALPSWTWRRPDGGSALWVRLPGTSAQVFAQIALRHGVEIVPGSVMAPGDGETYREFFRLPFGFGPQVLEELVRRLARAWTELRRHGPCEEAPLRVVV
- a CDS encoding acetoacetate--CoA ligase, which gives rise to MSQRPQPPVLWEPDGDRRERANITAFARWVRDTRGAKGVDADDYDSLWRWSVTDLDGFWAAVWDYFGVRADTPYEQVLADREMPGATWFPGATLNYARHIFHGRDDDAVAIRHASELRVLGEWTWGELKRRTAAIAAGLRQLGVGPGDRVVAYLPNIAEAVAAFYACAAVGAVWSSCSPDFGVRSVTDRFAQIEPKVLLAVDGYRYGGKDFDRRDVVAALRERLPTVEHAVVLSYLRDEPVEGALSWEEFEAAGEGAALTFEPVAFDHPLWVLYSSGTTGLPKAIVHGHGGILLEQLKNLNLHLDARAGDRVFWFTTTGWMMWNFLVSVLLTEASIVLYDGNPGHPDLGALWDLAERARVTVFGTSAGYLASCMKEGVRPARDRDLSALHAIGSTGSPLSPEGFAWCYREFGSGLWLFSTSGGTDVCSCLVGGVPTLPVHEGEIQARSLGMAVASWDPEGREVIGEVGELVVTEPAPSMPIYFWGDPGGERLRDSYFSVYPGVWRHGDWIEITERGTAIIYGRSDSTINRGGVRMGTSEIYRAVLALDEVVDALVVDVPQQEGGSRIELFVVLREGAVLDDDLTRRLARGIREDCSPRHVPDAVRAISEVPRTLSGKVLEVPVKRILMGEAPERVASRDSLVNPGALDYFSALAGERG